One Aspergillus oryzae RIB40 DNA, chromosome 2 genomic window carries:
- a CDS encoding uncharacterized protein (predicted protein), with the protein MCRVPSCRKPARFNNNILSKYCSDEHGREFMRLKTQHLKMSPAPENKMEDLGSRGGILTAGDLKAVIMDVSSAAEFRKLGERIVSLPPDDPETDTKEKDKKKLGLDFAPDDLTYSPDEASKIEELRKRRDELLHRRGMLNARNTFVNLVRQRSKSVLEKLKQAEPKGGWKDICGFDSRLAWSDEEFDEWRLSEVGAKTLEDGTPEALASSYPDTTDIDGDTVMNGVKAEEDDISSLSRGICTKKRCERHKQWVKVQQQEILFEEDTVNQDLAKCEKEAQNVVERAVLRMWAEKENAQNGCQ; encoded by the coding sequence ATGTGTCGAGTGCCCTCTTGTCGGAAGCCTGCTCGATTTAACAATAATATTCTTAGCAAATACTGTTCTGATGAGCACGGCCGGGAATTTATGCGCCTGAAGACCCAGCACCTCAAGATGAGTCCGGCCCCGGAGAACAAGATGGAAGACCTCGGGAGTAGAGGCGGGATCCTCACTGCCGGTGATCTCAAGGCCGTGATAATGGATGTATCCTCAGCGGCGGAATTCCGTAAGCTTGGCGAACGGATCGTCTCGCTGCCACCCGACGACCCCGAGACCGACACaaaagagaaggacaagaaaaagcttggattggatttcgcTCCTGATGACCTTACATACTCACCAGATGAGGCATCGAAAATCGAAGAATTGCGCAAGCGGCGTGATGAGCTGCTTCACCGCAGGGGTATGCTTAATGCACGTAACACATTCGTGAATCTCGTCCGGCAGCGGTCCAAGAGTGTACTAGAAAAATTGAAGCAAGCCGAACCCAAAGGCGGATGGAAAGATATCTGCGGTTTTGACTCACGGTTAGCCTGGTCCGATGAGGAATTCGACGAATGGAGGCTATCGGAAGTTGGAGCGAAAACACTTGAGGATGGCACTCCTGAGGCGCTGGCGTCTAGCTATCCCGATACAACTGATATAGATGGCGACACCGTCATGAATGGCGTCAAagctgaagaggatgacatCAGCAGCCTATCTCGAGGTATTTGTACCAAAAAGCGCTGTGAGAGACACAAACAATGGGTCAAGGTTCAACAACAAGAGATCTTATTCGAGGAGGATACAGTCAACCAGGATCTCGCAAAGTGTGAAAAGGAAGCTCAAAACGTTGTGGAGAGAGCTGTTCTCAGGATGTGGgctgaaaaagaaaatgcccAAAACGGATGTCAGTGA
- a CDS encoding ADP-ribosylation factor family protein (GTP-binding ADP-ribosylation factor Arf6 (dArf3)), protein MGGQVSKLMGKIFGTKEMRILMLGLDAAGKTTILYKLKLTNQEVTTIPTVGFNVESVTYKNVKFNVWDVGGQDKIRPLWRHYYSGTQGLIFVVDSSDTARMEEARSELHKIINDREMKDALLLVFANKQDIQGHMSPEDVTNALQLNKLKDKLWYVAPSVATEGTGIFEGLAWLSNNVKTPAQK, encoded by the exons ATGGGTGGTCAAGTTTCCAAGTTGATGGGGAAGATCTTCGGTACGAAGGAAATGCGGATTTTGATGTTGGGTTTGGATGCTGCTGGAAAGACCA CAATTCTGTACAAACTGAAGCTCACGAACCAGGAGGTTACTACCATCCCCACTGTCGGCTTTAACGTCGAAAGTGTAACCTACAAGAATGTCAAGTTCAATGTGTGGGATGTCGGTGGCCAGGACAAGATCCGGCCACTATGGAGACACTACTATTCCG GAACGCAAGGCTTGATCTTCGTCGTTGACTCCAGCGACACGGCCCGGATGGAGGAGGCTCGTTCCGAGCTTCACAAGATCATCAACGATCGCGAAATGAAGGATGCTCTTCTCCTGGTGTTCGCGAACAAACAAGATATTCAAGGCC ATATGAGCCCCGAAGACGTCACCAATGCGCTCCAACTTAACAAGCTAAAGGATAAGCTATGGTATGTCGCGCCTAGCGTTGCTACCGAGGGTACTGGTATCTTCGAAGGACTT GCTTGGCTTTCCAACAACGTGAAAACACCGGCCCAAAAATAA
- a CDS encoding cobalamin-independent methionine synthase II family protein (methionine synthase II (cobalamin-independent)), translating to MAHQLHHNPPFRAEHLGSLLRTDELLKTKTAFEQKQVSQADLDAIENKDIKEIVETQKKLGYAAVSDGEYRRHMFWGSFFPGLDGFEEVTDVDADVFRPYAPDVAAFLEAGHKPGETVICTGKIKHVGSTYIKEFKYLASIVPPEEVKNIKLTLAAPNWYHLRYKEGKAYPKDVYASDDEYFGDIAKAYQDELQILYDAGCRNVQFDDPNLAYFCSDKMLEGWKKDSLNVITADETFEKYIKLYNDLLSKRPADFHVGVHICRGNFVGSRHFSEGGYDRIATKLFKELNVDTYYLEYDTPRAGGFEPLKELPTHKNVILGVVTSKFPQLEDKEEMKKRVYDAAKFIAEGNNISVEKALKQVGVSPQCGFASHREGNAIDRDGMFNKLKLVRDIANDIWPGEL from the exons ATGGCCCATCAGCTTCACCACAACCCTCCTTTCCGTGCCGAGCACCTTGGCTCGCTCCTTCGTACCGATGAACtgttgaagacaaagacagcTTTCGAACAGAAGCAGGTCTCTCAGGCTGATCTTGACGCTATCGAgaacaaggatatcaaggagaTCGTTGAAACTCAGAAGAAGCTTGGCTACGCCGCCGTCTCGGATGGAGAATACCGCAGACACA TGTTCTGgggttctttcttccctggACTTGATGGTTTTGAGGAAGTCACAGACGTCGATGCCGATGTATTCCGTCCCTATGCTCCCGATGTCGCTGCTTTCCTTGAAGCTGGACACAAGCCTGGCGAGACTGTCATCTGTACTGGCAAAATCAAGCACGTCGGTAGTACCTATATCAAGGAATTCAAGTACTTGGCGAGCATCGTCCCCCCCGAGGaggtcaagaacatcaaACTCACCCTTGCTGCTCCTAACTGGTATCACTTGCGGTATAAGGAGGGCAAGGCCTACCCAAAGGACGTGTATGCTTCCGATGACGAGTACTTTGGCGATATCGCCAAGGCGTATCAGGATGAGCTTCAGATCTTGTATGACGCTGGCTGCAGGAATGTTCAGTTTGATGACCCCAACCTTGCCT ACTTCTGCTCTGACAAGATGCTTGAGGGCTGGAAAAAAGATTCCTTAAACGTGATCACAGCCGATGAGACATTTGAGAAGTACATCAAGCTGTACAACGATCTGCTCTCCAAGCGTCCCGCCGATTTCCACGTCGGTGTACACATTTGCCGTGGTAACTTCGTCGGTAGCCGTCACTTCTCCGAAGGTGGATATGACCGTATTGCAACCAAGCTGTTCAAGGAGCTCAATGTCGATACATACTACCTCGAGTACGACACCCCTCGTGCCGGTGGTTTCGAGCCACTGAAGGAACTTCCCACACACAAGAATGTCATTCTAGGTGTCGTGACCAGCAAGTTCCCCCAGCTcgaggacaaggaagaaatgaagaagcgTGTTTACGACGCCGCCAAATTCATCGCGGAAGGCAACAACATCTCCGTTGAGAAGGCGTTGAAGCAGGTCGGTGTTAGCCCACAGTGTGGCTTCGCTAGTCACAGAGAAGGCAATGCCATTGACCGAGACGGCATGTTCAACAAGCTGAAGCTTGTCCGGGATATTGCCAATGACATCTGGCCTGGTGAGCTTTAA
- a CDS encoding putative PHD transcription factor (predicted protein) → MAGGAATSAGVSQGSGSNGDDATAISPYETNPDNIPQDDPFLKQSPHYGRYAPRDDDFKPRYDHWWQSDPDAISHWENIVKENLSPENSLNLQEGRQAYSVGSVIIRVDKDDVVDTTAERYSCANANELSAARKAEDALKALDITVPVIHFCGTVDGNNVTVESRIPGVSLEVAWRYLSTEQINKFKQECRQILEHMASIDPAPNSPSYVCSGLNSQLPPEIQEMEKDVLFQEKMEDEILCLVHNNMTPSNIIVNDDRVVGIIGWRHSGYFGFRRANTIHRRFRMPTWSSLEAAGGNVEAWADIYENLLNAKVGSKLEASQDTPGPQVKTEPSLVTLDKVPESDEIDNKSISSQIDGVNTPGEHPTPKKIADLKHGRGSRASSSDRSSPANSVKAASGRKSTPGGAKKGTAKKSTAKKRKITEEDTESVDGHQSNTPSSRTSKTPGVKKQGSASVAGSPAPESRTKRKKGAKKRKAPKKAAAKEEEHEEEEEEEASTDENELFCICRKPDNHTWMIACDGECDDWFHGKCVNIDPKDADLIDKYICESLSSGFYSAAIMPVLPLAIIVFR, encoded by the coding sequence ATGGCTGGCGGGGCAGCCACCTCTGCTGGCGTCAGTCAGGGAAGTGGTTccaatggtgatgatgcGACGGCCATAAGTCCATATGAGACAAACCCGGATAATATACCGCAAGACGACCCCTTCCTCAAGCAAAGCCCTCATTACGGTCGTTACGCTCCGCGAGACGATGATTTCAAACCCCGCTACGATCATTGGTGGCAATCGGACCCCGATGCGATCTCGCATTGGGAGAATATAGTGAAAGAGAATCTGAGTCCAGAGAACTCTTTGAATTTGCAAGAGGGCCGCCAGGCTTATTCTGTTGGCAGTGTGATAATCCGAGTTGACAAGGACGATGTGGTCGACACAACAGCTGAAAGGTACTCTTGCGCTAATGCGAATGAATTGAGCGCTGCAAGAAAAGCAGAGGATGCTCTTAAAGCACTTGACATTACGGTTCCGGTAATACATTTTTGTGGGACAGTTGATGGGAATAATGTCACCGTGGAGTCCAGAATTCCTGGTGTTTCTCTAGAGGTCGCCTGGAGGTATCTTAGCACCGAGCAGATCAATAAGTTCAAGCAAGAATGCCGTCAGATCCTCGAGCACATGGCAAGCATTGATCCTGCCCCGAATAGCCCGTCGTACGTTTGCAGTGGACTCAACTCTCAGCTACCGCCCGAGATacaggagatggagaaagatgTGCTGTTCCaagagaaaatggaagatgaaATACTGTGTCTAGTACACAACAACATGACTCCTTCCAATATAATCGTCAACGATGACCGAGTCGTGGGCATCATTGGTTGGCGACACAGCGGATATTTTGGGTTCCGAAGGGCAAACACGATACACCGACGGTTCAGAATGCCCACATGGTCTTCACTAGAGGCGGCTGGTGGCAATGTTGAAGCATGGGCTGATATTTATGAGAACCTTTTGAACGCAAAAGTGGGCTCCAAGCTGGAGGCGAGTCAAGATACACCAGGGCCACAAGTTAAAACGGAACCATCACTTGTGACTTTGGACAAGGTTCCTGAAAGCGATGAAATCGACAACAAATCTATATCATCTCAGATTGATGGCGTAAACACGCCTGGGGAGCACCCGACACCCAAAAAGATTGCTGATCTAAAACATGGACGAGGCTCGCGAGCCTCGTCGTCTGATCGGTCATCGCCTGCCAATTCTGTGAAAGCCGCCTCAGGTAGGAAATCAACACCCGGTGGTGCAAAGAAAGGTACGGCAAAGAAGTCGACTGCCAAAAAGCGCAAAATTACCGAAGAAGATACCGAAAGTGTTGATGGCCATCAGTCCAACACCCCTTCCTCCCGCACCAGCAAAACCCCGGGCGTGAAGAAGCAGGGCTCTGCATCTGTAGCGGGTTCTCCAGCACCGGAAAgcaggacgaagaggaagaaaggtgccaagaagagaaaggccCCGAAAAAAGCTGCggcgaaagaagaggagcacgaagaagaggaagaagaagaagcttcaaCAGATGAAAACGAATTGTTCTGTATCTGCCGTAAGCCTGATAATCATACATGGATGATTGCCTGTGATGGCGAGTGCGACGACTGGTTTCATGGAAAGTGTGTGAACATCGATCCGAAAGATGCTGACTTAATTGACAAGTATATATGTGAGTCTCTCTCGTCTGGCTTTTACTCTGCTGCTATCATGCCCGTGTTGCCTCTTGCGATAATAGTTTTTCGCTAA